The DNA segment GAGATGGATGTGCTGCTGGCGACGGGCGAGCAAACCACTATTGCGCTGACGGCGATGGCGCTGCATGCCCTGGGCATCAAGGCGGTGTCGCTGACCGGCGCGCAGGCGGGGATTGTGACCGACGGCCTGCACACCAAGGCCAAGATCATGAACATCACCCCGCGGAAAGTGCATGCGCTGTTGAATGACGGGAATGTGGTGATCGTGGCAGGCTTCCAGGGGGAAACGCCCGATGGCCAGATCACCACGCTGGGCCGCGGCGGTTCGGATTTGACCGCCATCGCGCTGGCAGCGGCGTTGAAGGCGGATTTGTGTCAGATTTACACCGATGTGGACGGGGTGTACACGTGCGATCCGCGCGTGGTGCCCACCGCCCGGAAATTGACGGAGATCGCCTACGACGAGCTGATGGAGCTGGCCGGCGCGGGCGCCAAGGTGATGCAGCTCCGCTCGGTGGAATTTGCGAAGAAATTTGGTGTGGTGTTTGAAGTCCGCTCCAGCATGAACGACAACCCCGGAACGATTGTGAAAGAGGAAACCAAAAGCATGGAAGGCGTCGTCATCCGTGGCGTCGCCCTGGACAAGAATCAGGCCAAAGTGACCGTGGTGGGAGTGCCGGACCGGCCGGGCACGGCGGCGCGGCTGTTCAAGGCGCTGGCCGAGGCGGCCATCAACGTGGACATGATCGTGCAGAACATCAGCCACGGCACCCAGACCACGGACCTGTCCTTTACGGTGGACAAGGCCGAGTTGTTGAAAGCCCGCAAGGTGATTGATGGCTTGAAGGCGGAGGTGGGCTTCAAGGATGTGCTGGCCGATGAGAAGATTGGCAAGCTCTCCATCGTGGGGGTGGGCATGCGCAGTCACTCCGGCGTGGCGGCGAAGATGTTTGACACGCTGGCGCGCGAGGGGGTCAACATCGCGATGATCTCCACCAGTGAGATCAAAATCTCGGTGGTGATTGACCTCGATTGCGCCGAGCGGGCCACGCGGGCGGTGCATGCCGCCTTCCTGGGGGCCTGACGGCCGGAGCCGGGAGGGCCGCGGTTAAAGCGCCTTTTCGAGCGCCTTGCAGAAGGTTTTGAGCACCTGGACGCGGGCGTAGTGCTTGTCATTGCCCGGGATGATGGTCCAGGGGGCCAGCTCGGTGCTGGTGCGCGTGATCATGTCGTGCACCGCCACCAGGTAGGCGTTCCATTTCTCCCGATTGCGCCAGTCTTCGTCGGTGATTTTGTGGCGTTTGTACTCGATCTGCTGCCGTTCCTTGAAGCGCCGGAGCTGTTCCTCCGGTGAGATGTGGAGCCAGAACTTGAGCAGCACGATGCCCCGCTCCACCAACTGGGCCTCAAAGTCATTGATTTCCAGATAAGCGCGGGACCATTCCTCCGGGGTGGCAAAGCCTTCGACGCGCTCGACCAGCACGCGGCCATACCAGGAGCGGTCGAAAATGGTCACCCGGCCGGCCGGCGGGATGTGCCGCCAGAAGCGCCAGAGGTAATGATGGGCGCGCTCCTCGTCGGTGGGTGCGGCGATGGAGATGACGCGCGTCAGTTTGGCGTCGGCGGCGCCAGTGACCCGGCGGATGGCCCCACCCTTGCCGGCCGCGTCCCATCCCTCAAACACGGC comes from the Verrucomicrobiia bacterium genome and includes:
- a CDS encoding aspartate kinase, which produces MALIVQKYGGTSVGNTDRIKNVARRVAEYYTRGDKLVVVVSAMSGVTDSLIKLAKEIMPLPSEREMDVLLATGEQTTIALTAMALHALGIKAVSLTGAQAGIVTDGLHTKAKIMNITPRKVHALLNDGNVVIVAGFQGETPDGQITTLGRGGSDLTAIALAAALKADLCQIYTDVDGVYTCDPRVVPTARKLTEIAYDELMELAGAGAKVMQLRSVEFAKKFGVVFEVRSSMNDNPGTIVKEETKSMEGVVIRGVALDKNQAKVTVVGVPDRPGTAARLFKALAEAAINVDMIVQNISHGTQTTDLSFTVDKAELLKARKVIDGLKAEVGFKDVLADEKIGKLSIVGVGMRSHSGVAAKMFDTLAREGVNIAMISTSEIKISVVIDLDCAERATRAVHAAFLGA